From Acinonyx jubatus isolate Ajub_Pintada_27869175 chromosome B2, VMU_Ajub_asm_v1.0, whole genome shotgun sequence, a single genomic window includes:
- the TSPYL4 gene encoding testis-specific Y-encoded-like protein 4, protein MSTLDEGSNPPVAKDCGVATADDAPGHPDLNQCQGEETEATQVMADTGEEGNLETPAEAGAPGSPASCAPVFRVRVFGSRSRVATKSGQKEGLPPTEGLAAASASASPAVATDNSQENGCQRREPRGPAGEKALEACGAGGLGSQMMPGAKAKEMTTKKCAVSAATEKEGVAEEVVEEKKVMQKEKKVVGGVKEESRAKAPKINNCMDSLEAIDQELSNVNAQADRAFLQLERKFGRMRRLHMQRRSFIIQNIPGFWVTAFRNHPQLSPMISGQDEDMMRYMINLEVEELKHPRAGCKFKFIFQSNPYFRNEGLVKEYERRSSGRVVSLSTPIRWHRGQDPQSHIHRNREGNTIPSFFNWFSDHSLLEFDRIAEIIKAELWPNPLQYYLMGEGPRRGIRDPARQPVESPRSFRFQSG, encoded by the coding sequence ATGAGCACCCTGGATGAGGGCAGCAACCCTCCTGTCGCTAAAGACTGCGGCGTAGCTACTGCCGACGATGCCCCAGGACATCCGGACCTAAACCAGTGCCAGGGCGAGGAAACCGAGGCGACCCAGGTGATGGCGGACACAGGTGAGGAGGGCAACTTGGAGACCCCCGCGGAGGCAGGCGCCCCCGGGAGCCCCGCGAGCTGTGCCCCCGTGTTCCGCGTTCGAGTTTTTGGGAGCCGCAGCCGTGTAGCGACCAAATCGGGCCAGAAAGAGGGTCTGCCTCCGACGGAAGGCTTGGCAGCAGCCTCTGCTTCAGCCTCCCCCGCGGTAGCAACCGACAATAGCCAGGAAAATGGCTGTCAGCGTAGAGAGCCGCGGGGCCCTGCTGGGGAGAAAGCTCTAGAAGCCTGTGGCGCAGGGGGGTTGGGGTCTCAGATGATGCCTGGGGCGAAGGCCAAGGAAATGACGACAAAAAAGTGCGCCGTGTCAGCGGCAACGGAAAAGGAGGGAGTAGCCGAGGAGGTGGTGGAGGAAAAGAAGGTGatgcagaaggaaaagaaggtggTAGGAGGAGTGAAAGAGGAGTCACGGGCCAAGGCCCCGAAGATCAATAACTGCATGGATTCCCTGGAGGCCATCGATCAGGAGCTGTCAAATGTAAATGCCCAGGCTGACAGGGCCTTCCTTCAGCTGGAGCGCAAGTTTGGCCGGATGCGAAGGCTCCATATGCAGCGCAGAAGTTTCATTATCCAAAATATCCCAGGTTTCTGGGTCACTGCCTTTCGGAACCACCCCCAGCTGTCACCTATGATCAGTGGCCAAGATGAAGACATGATGAGGTACATGATCAATTTGGAGGTGGAGGAGCTTAAACACCCCAGAGCAGGCTGCAAATTCAAGTTCATCTTTCAGAGCAACCCCTATTTCCGAAATGAGGGGCTCGTCAAAGAATATGAGCGCAGATCCTCTGGCCGGGTGGTGTCTCTTTCCACTCCAATCCGCTGGCACAGGGGCCAAGACCCCCAGTCACATATCCACAGGAATCGGGAAGGAAACACTATCCCCAGTTTCTTCAACTGGTTCTCAGATCACAGCCTTCTAGAATTCGACAGGATTGCTGAGATTATCAAAGCAGAACTGTGGCCCAATCCCCTACAGTACTACCTGATGGGCGAAGGGCCTCGCCGAGGAATTCGAGACCCAGCAAGGCAGCCCGTGGAGAGCCCCAGGTCCTTCAGGTTCCAGTCTGGCTAA